A DNA window from Cobetia marina contains the following coding sequences:
- the pmbA gene encoding metalloprotease PmbA, with the protein MSQAFDAVAQQQLLERRVSEALELARSLGADACEVGASVDQGVSISVRDGEVETVELSRDQGIGVTVYLGNRKGSATSSDAGSDSIRAAVEKAVSIAHYTGEDSFAGLAPAELMATDFPDLQAHHPWAISVDDATDLALACERAGLEVEGIAQSEGASFSSGEGVQVYGNSHGFLASQCGSRHSMSCMLIARDEQGMQRDYDYTSVRNPADLRSPEDVGREAARRTLARLNARKVATGRMPVMFDPQMSAGLVGHYLSAIAGGSLYRESSFLCDSLGQPLFPDWFTLGEKPREVGGMSSAAFDNDGVATRDNVYFADGKVQSYMLSAYSARRLGMQTTGNAGGARNVRITAPLTSRDEMLKQMGTGVLVTELMGQGVNGVTGDYSRGASGFWVENGEIQHAVEEFTIAGNLRDMAANLLAVGDDVDTRGSIHSGSWLIDGMTVAGMSEGEDDELEG; encoded by the coding sequence ATGAGCCAGGCCTTTGATGCCGTTGCTCAGCAACAACTGCTGGAGCGCCGCGTCAGCGAAGCGCTCGAGCTGGCCCGCAGTCTGGGAGCCGATGCCTGTGAGGTGGGCGCCAGCGTCGATCAGGGCGTCAGCATCTCGGTGCGTGACGGAGAAGTCGAAACCGTCGAGCTGTCGCGTGACCAGGGGATCGGCGTGACCGTGTATCTGGGCAATCGCAAGGGCAGCGCGACCTCTTCCGACGCCGGTAGCGACTCGATTCGTGCCGCGGTCGAGAAAGCGGTCTCCATCGCTCATTACACCGGCGAGGACAGCTTTGCCGGATTGGCGCCGGCCGAACTGATGGCCACCGATTTCCCGGACCTTCAGGCGCATCACCCCTGGGCGATCAGCGTCGATGACGCGACGGATCTGGCGCTGGCGTGTGAGCGTGCCGGACTGGAAGTGGAAGGCATCGCGCAATCCGAAGGTGCCAGCTTCTCCAGTGGGGAAGGTGTGCAGGTCTACGGCAACAGCCACGGTTTCCTGGCCAGTCAGTGCGGCAGCCGACACTCGATGTCCTGCATGTTGATCGCCAGGGATGAACAGGGCATGCAGCGTGACTATGACTACACCAGCGTGCGCAACCCGGCCGACCTGCGCTCCCCGGAGGATGTGGGGCGCGAGGCTGCACGCCGCACGCTGGCACGCCTCAACGCGCGCAAGGTGGCGACGGGGCGTATGCCGGTCATGTTCGACCCGCAGATGTCGGCAGGCCTGGTAGGGCACTATCTGTCCGCCATCGCGGGTGGTTCGCTGTATCGTGAGTCCAGCTTCCTGTGCGACAGCCTGGGTCAGCCGCTGTTCCCTGACTGGTTCACCCTCGGCGAGAAGCCGCGTGAGGTGGGTGGCATGTCGAGTGCCGCCTTCGACAACGACGGTGTCGCCACGCGTGACAATGTCTACTTTGCCGACGGCAAGGTGCAGAGTTACATGCTGAGCGCCTACAGTGCTCGTCGCCTGGGCATGCAGACCACCGGCAACGCGGGCGGCGCGCGCAACGTGCGCATCACCGCGCCACTGACCTCCCGTGACGAGATGCTCAAGCAGATGGGCACCGGCGTGCTGGTGACCGAGCTGATGGGGCAGGGCGTCAACGGCGTGACCGGTGACTACTCACGTGGCGCTTCGGGCTTCTGGGTCGAGAATGGCGAGATCCAGCACGCGGTCGAGGAGTTCACGATCGCCGGCAATCTGCGTGACATGGCCGCCAATCTGCTGGCGGTCGGTGATGATGTCGATACCCGGGGCAGCATCCACTCTGGCAGCTGGCTGATCGATGGCATGACCGTTGCCGGCATGTCCGAAGGTGAAGACGATGAGCTGGAAGGCTGA
- the yjgA gene encoding ribosome biogenesis factor YjgA — protein MRKERPEELVERPSKSQMKREMIELQALGKKIIDMPAGQRAKFPLSDDMLAAIDECGRIRSHEGLRRHMQYVGKLMRKEDLEAINAVFQSMEQQSIRRDASFQRLERWRDRLIEDDEAFVIFVEDYPEVDRQALRQLIRNSRAERDAGKQPNSAKKLFRLLRAELDL, from the coding sequence ATGCGTAAAGAAAGACCTGAGGAGCTCGTCGAGCGTCCCAGCAAATCCCAGATGAAGCGTGAAATGATCGAGCTTCAGGCCCTCGGCAAGAAGATCATCGACATGCCGGCCGGTCAGCGCGCCAAGTTCCCGCTCTCCGATGACATGCTGGCCGCCATCGATGAGTGCGGACGCATTCGCAGTCATGAAGGCCTGCGCCGTCACATGCAGTACGTCGGCAAGCTGATGCGCAAGGAAGACCTCGAGGCCATCAACGCCGTCTTCCAGAGCATGGAGCAGCAGAGCATCCGTCGGGATGCCTCCTTCCAGCGCCTGGAGCGCTGGCGCGATCGCCTGATCGAGGACGACGAAGCCTTCGTGATCTTCGTCGAGGACTACCCGGAGGTGGACCGCCAGGCACTGCGTCAGCTGATCCGCAATTCACGCGCCGAGCGTGATGCCGGCAAGCAGCCCAACAGCGCCAAGAAGCTCTTCAGGCTGCTGCGTGCCGAGCTCGATCTGTAA